The stretch of DNA AGTGCTCATTTCATAGTTACCTTCTCTGACATCATGTGACCTTGGTTTTTCTCCCTACATTTCCACAAGCAGATCAAAATAAGATAGAAAAACATACAATTTCTTGTCCCTATCTGTTTGTTACAACAAGATGTGCCTACTTCAATCTTTAAAAATCGTGAAATAATCTAATAAACACGCCAACCTAACTAGATTATTCACCTATATCTAGTCCTGATGAAATTCTGAATGGTCTAAAGTGAAGGTGTACCACATGAGTATTGTTCGCTGAATGTACTATAGCATACTCTTGGTTCATTTAGTGGCATCTAAACTACAAAATCACCTATCATTTGGCTCATAGAATCTGTTTCTCAAATGTATGAACTTCCGGATGAACTATCATAAAGTGAACATAATACAAATAACTTCGTTCTGACATTCTGATTACTACTAATCGTTCAGACCGAATGGTGGACGACAGTGGAGAGAGCGACCCCCTAGAGTCTTTGGCTTCAAAAATTGACTTCAAGATGAATTTACTCAACGATGTCATGACTGAACACAGAGAGATAAAACAAATAATCAGTGGGGTCATGAAAGAAAAGGAGAGTCTCCAACAAGGGAAGGACAGGCTCCAACAAGAGGAGGAGAGGCTCCAGCAATTGAAGGAGAGGCTCCAGCATGAGCATCTTGGTCAGTTCTGTATGCATGTTGAAATCTATTTCAATAAATAGTTTGTTTGGACCATGATGTGTATATCACATTTATTTGCATGCCCTCATTCTCTAGTATAATATTATCCAAAATGATGAGCTTATTGCATTCTTCAAACATTGCTAGTTAATCAAAATACTGTTTCTCAATTTTTTCTTGTCAGAAAATGGAGAGACTTTAGCAAGAATGAAGGAGGACATTTTATCATCCAAGAAAACATTGGTGGAAGCAAGGGATGCACTTGTGTCATCAACAGAGTTGATTTCCCAAAAGGACACATACGTGGAGTTCCTAAAGAAAAAGCTTCAAGAGATTGAAGCCAAGAATAATCAAGTTGAGCAACAGGGTGGTACTAAGCCTACTGAACCAGGAGGGGTAATAATGATAACCCATAGACTTTGTATCTAATGTTAAATTATTTCTTAATGCCATCGGCCACTCACTCTGCAGTGCAGCCTAACATGTTGTACCTCTTTTTTTCACACCATATGCCTTCCTGGGTTCCATAGCTATCCAAACCAAActttttttgtcaaaaaaaaaccaGACTTGCTTGCGACTATAAGAGTTCTGTCATCATGGTTAAATTTAGCGCATCCACTATCTCTAGATAGTTTTACCTCAcatattttttaatattaaCTTTACAACCAATTTCTCCTTGCTTGGAATACAATGAGTCCTTGACACGTCCTCTGCAAAGAAACTTACATGAGTTTTCCCTTTCTGTATTTCTGAATGAGATTACACATTTCTAGGTAACTATATGTGTTCATATCCTTTCCTTCAATAAATAGCAGAACTCCAGCCACCTTTTTGATGAAATTATTATCTATGCTCATATCTTCATTTATGTTCAATGTTTTTACACATTGGATTGTATTAAGGTTAGGAAATGTAACTGTGAAAATAGGTGCAAACAAAgtcaatgcagaagaggaaaAGGCAATCTGAAGGACCTTTGGACTATGGTTCTGACACAAATGAGCCTACAAGCCAATTGTTTGACCAACCACTGTCTCCTTTGGGATCACTAGAGAATCCTCATGTATGGGACCTTGAGCACATGCTAGTTTTTCTCCATCTTTAATATTTCCATTTGACCACCTAACTTCTAGGATAATAATGTATCCTGTAGATTCCATTTCTGTTCATTCTTTGTCCATTGAGCTCTCTTGCCTATATAAGTATAAATGTGAATGCAGGTGCAGAAAAGATCAATGAAGATGAAGAGAAGGCTATTTGAAAGAACTCTGGGTAATGATGCTGacaatcttgaagtaataaaaGAGGGCCCCAGGCGAGAGGTGGCCAACAACCCAACTGTTGGGCAAACCTCAGGTGTTCAGTTGTGCAATGAAGATGACCTAGAGGCAATCAtagacgagctgatcaaggTTCGGTCATATACCTCAATTTTTTGCTCAATGTACTTAGCTCCAGCATGTATTCTTATCAAATGTACTTGAGCCTTATCTTACCTGCGATTTGGTGTTTCAGGGATTCCTTGAAATTGATTATGGTAGACGGAAAATTGGGATAAAGGAAATGGGGGAGCTGAGTGAGAAGGCATTCAAGACTGCCTGTCGTGCCAAGGTACCTCCTAAAGAAGTTGGTGCGACATTTGATCAGTTGTACTCATCATGGCAGCAGCAGCTTGGTGACCTAAGTTGGTATCCCTTCAAGAGTGTCACAATTGATGGGAATTGTCAGGCATGTTAATTCTAGAAGGCTTAGTAGTATCTCATATGTTCCTTTTGATCCATTCTCAAGGATAATGGACTGTTTTGTTTACATTATCAGGAGATTGTGAATTTGGATGATGATAAACTGCAAGAGCTGCAAGGGGTATGGGGACAGGATGCCCACAATGCTGTCGTTACTGCACTGTTGGAAATGAAAGAATATAACCGCCTGAGCGACAGAAGCATTGCCTATGAGCTATGGAACTACAAGGAGGGGAGGAAGGCCACTACAAAGGAGTGTGTTCAATACCTGTTCAATCAGGTGAAGATACTTTCGGTGTCCAACCGCAGGAATATTCTCAGGTACTTTACATTGTATTCGAACTGATGCACTGTTGTGAAATGCtatctgtcgacgaaagctggtcggcagtctaccttggggtatacccacggtagtagtttatcggtagacggtgcgcaaactacgaactcgatggtgacgcaagacacggacaagctttttatccaggttcggccgccgagttgacgtaatacctacgtcctgcgtctggttgtattgatttgtgttgagagaatatcctgtcctaggggggtcccttgcccctccttatatagtctggagggcagggttacagatctggaaactaatcctagtcggttacaattgccatggataattcgatatcaattcctattctaaccgactagaatcctgcttgatcttcacatattgtttccttgcgcgaaactccaggttgtcggatcaagccttgaactcgtctcgtaatgggcccagcctcctggccgaagtctagctgtaagggtataggggtttatacccccacactatCTGGaggatattttttttgaaagatcagGAGGATATATTTATGATCTATATTAGAGAAATACACTTACACACGAGCTGCCCTGCATTGACCTGAACTACAAAATCACAGGCCATGTTGATAGTCGAAAACAATGAACTTGTTAGGCGTCCTTTTGGTATAAGCACTTCATGCCTTCAAGGTTTAAACAGATTTTGAGGCTAGTGCGCAGAACACATGTTCCATTGCTTTTAGCTAACATTTCTAGATATCATTTAATTTGTTAATGCATATACAGTTAACTGAAATGTTTTGTTAACAGACTAAAGTCACATAGAAACTATTCTAGCACCTTTCTTTTCGAACAAACAATGATTGATAAGGAGAGAACAGAGGTATAATCACTTAGGACCAGCGGATTGTAAAAAAAAGGAGGATCTAAGTTAGATTAACAAAAACTCCTAAATGTTCGGCTCCTGCAATGGCCCAGGTTTGGGCCttgtcttgcaccaaaacatttGTGTAGCATTTGCTCAGAAGCTGATAAATTCTGAAATGTTTGATTTTCAGTTCATTGTACAAATGTTTGACTTTCCATTCTCTACACGGAACAACAATTTTCTGTGACTTCGGTTTGTTAATGAAATGAAAACATTTTGGATTTCATTCATGCACCATATCATGGTAGAAATGTCATTTTTTACGAATAAAGTGGTCAAAATGGAATGATATGATTTGAACACCACATGTTATGTGATATTAAGGACAAGTAGATAACTGCTGCAGACCcatcttttttttattattataaaaaaGGCCCGGTGGGGCTAGCCGCACTTCCGTCTTTCCTGTACATATAACTTCTTTTCTTCCTTAATTGAGAAGCAGATCTCCTGCCAGGTTTTcgaaattttttttataaaaaatgcaGAACAATACATTCATGTTTCAAAGTTGCATTGTGAATAATTGATATTCTGGGATTACCTTAGTTGATGGCTTGATATTTCTTTCAAGTTGCTGCATGTCTCTTCGACAATCAAATCCATTACAAATGCCAGACTGTTTTTATACATGGAACTCATGCTTGCCCCCTTGTTGTTGTGCAGGTCCAGAGGCAGAGCATGAAACTGCCTCCCAACTCTAAAAAATCTGTCGCGACACAGGAATCCACAAGCTCCTTTGGATTATGCACATATATGCCCATGACTTAAGTAGGCCATGGTTCTGCTTCATAGAAGCAGTGCCTATGATGTAGTGAGCACACATCTCTGGACTGATGAACAATCAGAGTGTAGTCATAGGACTGTAAGGAATTATGGTTTAAGACTAATTGACTATGACCTGTATGTTACCCTCATAAACTTCCATGCTTCGTATTAGGACTATGTTTGTGTTTCAGTTCTCTTAACCTCTCTTTATCTTTTGTTCTGTCTGATGTCTGTTTGCACTGGGAAAGTGCTCTAGTTTTCGCTCTGAAGTTGCCTTTGGTCTGTTGGGGGAACTAGTGCAAAGAAGTTGAAAATGAACTTTTGTTTGGTGATTGGTCTAGCATTATCAGGAAACATTGCCATGCCTGAGGCCGGCAAGGACATCGTCGTCACCATGCGTCCATGCCGGTTGCCACATCGTCAGGTTGCTCGGCACAAGGAAACACACACATACCTTAACATGCGGTTTATATAGGAGGAGTATGCGGATGCCTTCCTCCAACAACTAGTAGCAAGACTCGATTGTCTCTTGTACttcatccattccaaattatatttCGTTTGTACTTttctttttgaaaagaaatatttCGTTTGTACTTTGCTACGTGCATCCAAACATATGCCACGTCCAGGTACACAATAAAATCTATATATctttttatctaaaaaaataaatctaTGTATTAAAAAGCCAAAACGACTTATGATTTAGAATGATGGGAgtaacttatatatatatatatgactagGGTAATTGAAGCTTGTGCAGTCCTACTGCCCTCAAGTTGTGATTATGGAGTAGCAGGGGATCAATAATTAAAACTAGAAAACTAGTTTTCCACAAACATAAAAACAGCACCCTATGCTTAAAGTTTCCAATCACAAGTTGTCCAATCTTTCAACAACCATACATGTGCTGAAATTTTCTGAACTACCAAAATGCGTTTTTTGAATTTGTTTTCTTGTTTCCATCTACTTAGCAGTTTGCACCATATATTTTCCCCAACAAGAAGCAAGAAGGTGACTTTGTCAACATATAGCAAGAGAATTAACGAGTACTAAAAAAACAAGAATCGTAGCTGAACTTGCTGGGTAGTTGACACTAAGAAGTGACAGATTCTAGAATTGTGAATGATGAACAGATTAAGAAACAATTGAAACCATAATCTTCGGGGGAAACAGCACCAGTTGTATTGCATGCACGAGAATTAGATTCCATAATTAGCAGTGCCGGCCGGACACGCCCCTAATTAAACCGCCGTGGCAATTTAAGCCGCCAGAGCGTTTGTGGATGGAAACATCCTTGGCAGAATCACAATCAAGAATGCAAACGAGTCGAGGCGGATCCGCGTCGCCGATCCAGTATCAGCGGCGATCGCGCGATGCGCTGGTGGCGGCCGGCAGCCAGCGGCGCCATGGATTGAAGttgccgcggccgccgcggaTCCAACCACATTCGGCAACGTGTAGTAAGCGTTCGTTCTGCACCTTCTCCGGCGGCTCTCGACGGTGAGGTCACGACGCGCGATGGCGGGCGTGCAAGCATCGGCGGTGCTGCGGGCCGGCAGGTGGCTCCTGCCGCTCACCATCCCAGCGTGCTGCGTCGTGTGGATGCTCCTCGTCTTCTCGCCTCCGACGCCCGAGCTCGACGCGGGCCACCGCCAGAGTTTCCACGTGATCGTCGGGGAGACCGTGGCCGCGATTGAGCGTCGGGGCACGCCGCCCGTGCTCGAGCGTGTACAAGAGTCACCGCCGCCGGCGGAGCTTCTAGCAAGAACAAAAACCCCATCGTCGTCGCCGCCACCGTCGCCGGAGAGCGAAGAGACCATTGACACGTCTCCGCCGTCTCCGGAACGCCGACCAAGAGCACAGCCCAAACAACCGCTGCCGCCGGAGCGTGAACGGATCCTTGACGCGTCGTCACAGCCGGAGCTGGCTCCAGTGCGGCAATCAAGAACAGGGATTCCAGcttcgccaccgccgccgcagccgtctCATCAGCATTTGTCGAGGGCCCAGACGAAGCCGGCGGCCGTGTCCGATCGGTGCGCCGGCCGGTACATCTACGTCCAGGACCTGCCAAGCCGGTTCAACGCCGACCTGCTCCGCGACTGCCGTTCACTCTCGGAGTGGACGGACATGTGCAGGCACGTCGCCAACGCCGGCATGGGCCCGCGGCTGACGCGCACCGGCGGCGTGCTCCCGCCCACGGGCTGGTACGACACGAACCAGTTCACCCTCGAGGTCATCTTCCACAACAGGATGCGGCAGTACGGCTGCCTCACCGCCGACGCCTCCCGCGCGTCCGCGGTCTACGTGCCCTACTACGCGGGGCTCGACGTCGGCCGGCACCTGTGGGGGTTCAGCAACGACGTGCGCGACGCCCTCGCCGAGGACCTCGTGGGCTGGCTCCGGTCGTCGCCCGCGTGGGCGGCGCACGGCGGGCGTGACCACTTCCTCGTCGGCGGCCGCATCGCGTGGGACCTCCGTCGCGAGGACGGCGGCGAGTGGGGCAGCCGCCTGCTGTTCCTCCCGGAGGCGAGGAACATGACGGCGCTGGTGCTCGAGTCCGGCCCGTGGCACGTCGGCGACGTGGGCGTGCCGTACCCGACCTACTTCCACCCGTCGCGCGCCGCCGAGGTGGCCTCCTGGCAGCGGACACTccggcgcgcgcggcggcccTGGCTGTTCGCGTTCGTCGGCGCGCGGCGTCCCGGCGACACACTGCGCGACAGCGTGATGGACCAGTGCGCGCGGTCCCGGCGGTGCGGGCTGCTGCAGTGCGGCCGGGGGCGGCGTAGGGACTGCTACGCCCCCGGCAACGTCATGCGCCATCTCAAGAGCGCGGCCTTCTGCCTGCAGCCGCCGGGGGACTCGTACACGCGGCGGTCGGCGTTCGACGCCATGCTCGCCGGCTGCGTGCCGGTGTTCTTCCACCCGGGCTCGGCTTACACGCAGTACAGGTGGCACCTGCCGGCCGACCACACCAGGTACTCGGTGTTTGTGCCGGGGGACAGCGTGCGCAACGGCACCGTGCGCGTGGTGGACGTGCTCCGGCGGTTCGGCCGGTCACAAGTGGCGGCGATGAGGGAGCAGGTGATCCGGATGATACCCGGCATCGTGTACAGGGACCCGAGGGCTCCCTCCGGGGAGTTCAGGGACGCCTTTGATGTGGCGGTCGACGGCTTAATCAGGAGGGTCAGCAGAATCAAGCAGGGGCTGCCtccaggggaggaggaggacgacgacggcagCCGCCATTGGGATGGCTACTTCGACACGCGGTGATCTTGTGCTGCTTGCTCAATACCTCATGCACAATGTTCTTGCTTTTGTTCTCAATGCCTAGGCAAAGAGATGAAGTTACTTTGGCCCGCTGTATACTGTTTACCATCATCAAGTTACTGTTGACCGTCACCATTTTCGTTTTAGCTCATAGATAGAAACAGAACCATCACTTCCTTTTATCCATAGACAAAGCTTCTCTGATTTCACCATAAATTAAACAAAATTAAAGATATCAACTTTTCATATAGGTCCCTGTTTGCAACTCCCAACAGGAAGTACAAATAATAGTAACATGTAGATCAGGTCAAGGATAATTTGTATAGAAAGCACCCCGCACCCCATTATCACCAGCTAGGTGATCTGTAATCTTAAACCTTGTAATATCTCACGGGCCGTTTtgggtcaaaaaaaaaaaaaaagagcccaCATCACATTATGGCAGTGTTCACAAAAGTGAAAATCAAAGTAGTTTAAATATAGCTTCGTAGCTTCAACGGTAACTAAAGCACCACAACCAATTGATGAAAATGAAAAATGGTTGCACAAAAAAGTGAACCATATAAACAACTATGACTCTGAATCATAGAAGCGATACAGAGCAACGCAGACCAAACATACTGAACAAAATGCAGATTTTAAATCACTGGATAACTGGAACTAGCTGGGTGCATTTTGAAAATGCAACATACTATAAATGTCATCCAGCAACAAACTTCGATTCAACTTAACcataagaaaaagaagagccaaACATACCAAATTTAGACATCAGGGACATAGTAAAAGGATGGAATTGTAAGCACAGCAACCCCAGAATTGAAGCAGAAAGAGGCAAAAATACTAGATTTAGACATCAGGAACATATTATAAAGAGTGTATTGTAAGCACCGCAACCCCAGAGGTGAagcttaaaagatccatcttaGATGCTAGTAGTACTTAGAAACTACTTACACAGGTTTACTGACAGAAGTGCCATAACAGAGACGAGGGGCTTTACATGGCGTTATTACTGACAGCTTGCCAATGCCAGACCATAACAAGCTCACAGAAGCAGAACTAGCAATAGAAGACAAATCGAGCATGTCTCTCAAGGTGTTTCTAAGGAAGAACAGAAGGGAGCAAAAGAGATCAGCACCTCAGGCTCACAAGAGCGAGGGCGCCTATACTACTGCCAAAATAGCCTGTTCGCGCATCCCACAAGTGTGGCAAAACCGAACGAGAGCACATCAGATCTCTCCTTCAGGTTGTAGGACTGCTTGCTTTATTCTATACCTTAGTTTGCTTAGTAATACTAGTGTGTATTCGGGAGGTAAGTGTTGTCAAACGATCTTGAAGTGCTCAACCATGAAGCCACAGGTGGTGCAGGACTTCAGTAGTGTCACTGAGGCAAGGAAGCATCCCCGGCAAGCGATGGTGTGCATACATGGTGAGCATCTGACGATTGCCTCAGCTCCACGGCAGACAACCATCAACTGGCACCTTTGATCTAAAGCGCGCTCCGTGAGTCCCTGCAAATTCATCAACTGGTCAGACCAATCCAACTCATAGAGAAACAAAAGTTCAAACAGTCTACAAATGATATAAACTATTTGTTCACAAGAGGTCGTCAAAAGCAATTCTAATTGTTTGAAGAATATTCATTACCATGTATCTGTATGTTGCATCCACTGCAGGGGATGACTTGACTCCACTTACAGAAGTGCCACAAACCATACATGCTCTGATATTGCACCTCATCATGCAGGCAACACAGATCTTATGAAGGCAGGGGACAAGCTGCATCCCAGCTTCACAAGATCGACATATGATGCAGCAGTCACTCCTGGGATATGGAGTCTGAAGTACAAACAACAGTATTAGTACAACATTATTCTGTGCTTAACCAACATAATAAACATTGTCAGTTTGCAAGCAGGCAGCCTTACCAGGTACTTGTCCCACTGAGACTGGAAGAAAGAGAATCTCATATCACTCTCGCAGCTGCTGGGTGTAACTGCTGGCCTTTCAAAAGGACGATCAATGAAGCATTCTGAAGGCTTGGACTCAATCAACTCAAGCTTTCTTGAAGGTCCAAACTGAAGCAAATTGGGCTTCAGTATAGGTCCGGATTCATTCTTTTGAGGAAGAAACCCATACTCCATCAAATTGGTCCTTGCAGGTACAGACTCAACCAAATCAGGCTTTCTTGGAGGTACAGATTCAGTTAGATCAGGGTTTCTTCGAGGTACAGATTCAATCAGAGCAGGCTTGACTGAAGTTACAGACTCAATCAGATCAAGCTTTGTAGTACTGACAGGAACATCGTCCAGTAAGCTACCATTGTCAGAGGAACTTCCATCCTGCTGGCTTTCAGCACTGCTCCTGCTGCTCTCATGGCCATGCTGACTCTGAACACAAGTCTCACTGCATGCATCATCAACTTGCAGGATCTGAACATTGGTCTCACTGCATGCATCATCACCCTGCTGGCTGTCAGTGTTATGTGGGGAGTCATCCGCGATGTTGGCATTAAGCGGTGATCTTGGGGAGTGATGATCTGACACTGATTCTGCAAGCTCATCACGATCAAAGGAGCAAGGCTCTAGCAAGGGTACATACTTCGGTCGTGAGAGTGGTGGAAGGAGGACCATGTGCGTTGCAGGTCCACTTCCAACAGGAACTACACACATTCTGCAGATTCCAGGGAGGGAGCGCATAAAGTCACTTAGCTTAGGATAACCAAGTGCGGTGTGATCAAGCTCCATCCTGCAAGTTGCTCTGAAATCACCCTTCAGAGAGCTCAACGGATACCTCTCTCCTCCAAGTCGTGCTGTTTCATCCTCAAGAAATCCTGGCAACCACTTCCTGAATATAAAGAACCAAGATGGAAGACACTTTTCTGGCAATGGTTGCCGCTTCTGGAGGTTGTGTTCCTCAGTCAGTTCACCATCCAGCACCCTGTGTACCTTTGGGCGCTCCTTGATGCATTCCCTCAAAGAAGTATATCTTTGGTCTTCTAAAGGCAAGTATGCTCTAGCAACAGCATCCTTTACCTCCACTCTCTTCCCAAGCATGtaaacatgatgagcttcctttGCACTTATCATATCCTCCTCTCTCTCAAATTTTACAAAGCCAAAACCTCGAGACTGAACTCGGTTGCCAATTGGTATCCCGATGACTACTGCTTCCTCCACAGGACCAAATTCAGCATTGAAGAATTCAATAAGGTAATCTGTCAAAAAGGAACAACATAGAAAGTTAGAAGTGTGTATTGGTTTAGTTAACTACCAAACAGTGCAGCATTTATGAAGTTTTACCAGAGTCAACTGAAGGTGGGAGGCCCCCAACAAAAATTTTGCGAGTGTAGTCATGCTTCGGCCAATGATTGTTCTAAAAAAGAATGTGATGTAAGAAGCAAACTGAACAAAAAAAGGTAAGTATTGACAGATATAGGGATGTATGCTTAACTTACCCGAGGCACAAACTTTGAACCTTGTGCTTGTTTTGGAACATATTGGCTCTTACTCTTAGGCCCTTGTGCAGAACGATTACTGGAACGGAAATCACGTTGGCCTACTGATGTCTTCAGCCCAGTGTAGCTGCAGCAAAATTCAAAGCAATTACAGGTGAGACGTAAAGATGTTATAATTCAAGTAATCATGTAGAGTAGCTGTTATAAAGTAATATCATGTAGTGTATATCAGACATACCTTTCATCACAGTAATCCTTATCAAGATCGTCAAATTCATCACCAAGAAGTTCTTTGTAAATTTCCTTTCTCATCACACGGTTCTTTTGAGGTGAGCTATGGTTCCCTGAAGCTAGAACACATTTCTGTTAAAATGGAAATTTCTATGTTCTCGAATAAAATGGAAATTTCTACATGTCCACAGTTATTTAGTAATACCAACAGAAATGTTACCAATCTATATgcaatttaattaattaaatgcttccATCAAATTGAACTCCTGGCTTGTCCATTACATTACATCTGCAGAGATCAAATAAACTACAAGAAAGAAATGAAGCAGATGTCGATATAGAGCTTACATGGTAACACATTTGCAGAGCTAAGAATGAAACGCATGTCTTGGGATGTTGCCACGTCAATTGGTCTTTGCTTTCTGTTCATGACAAATAATTGCAGAATGATAAGTGCATCAGACTCTAAACTAAATCATTCTTTCTATTTTCATTTTGCAACTTGTAATTCAATTAGTTGACTGTCCTCCGAAGATTTACGCACCTCAGGTTTCGGGCTTTGGTATCAGCCCCAAAACGCAAAAGAAGTTTTACACAATCCACAGAACCATTCTTCACTGCAAAGAATAATGGGGTTTCTTTGGTCTTGGTAGGTATATCAACACAATCTTGAGCATGAAGCAGAAGTGACtttcgaagaaaagaaaaataaaaccaaTTAGTCACTCTCATAACTCACAACAGAGTAATTAGAAAAGTAAGTAGCAAGAGGATACCTGAAGAGCTTTGTAATTGCCCTTAGCTGCAGCGCTGTGTACTGGTGTGAGTCCTAATTTGTTCCCCTGGAAAACTCTTGCACCATTCTTCAGCAGAAGCCACACAATCCTGCACAATGACAGAAAAACTAAGATGTAAGAAAGCAACTATCTTATGATACAATGGATAGGAATATGTAATTTCTAAGATGTGCACCTTGGCTCCTTGGTACATGAAGCACCACTAAGGCACCAGTGAAGTGCTGTGTTCCCTTCAGAGTCAGCTTCATTGACATCAACATTCCCCATCAGGAGCATCTTTATGACATCCATATCTCCAACCTATACAAGAAAGGCTGATCAGCAGAAGTCTCTGTAGAGATACAAGCTGTAGCCTTAAAAACTTCAGCATGTGATGCATAGCACAATTAGCTTCATTTTTCATGAAAATCAGCTTAGACCCGCAAACACACATTGGATACACAATTCACATTCTAGTTATAGTAGTAACTAAGAGCCGCATTTACATTTTATAGAAATACGTAGTTCAGTCAGATATCATGAAAAAGCGACATGAAGAACACCCTCACATATACAATTTGGAAATAGCTATCCTACTGACAAAGGCATTTATGCGTTACTAAATGAACAATGGTGAGTGGTACCTTAGCAGCTCTCAATAGAGGGGGTAGTGTTCTCCTGTCATTGTGGTCCCTCCATGATGCCGATCCAAATTGGTTAAGCAGCTGAATCTCACAGAGCAGGGCCTTTTTCCTTTCATTTCCATCACGAGCTGAAGCATCTCCCATTGATAAAGCCTCATCCACAATGGAGTTGTAGATTGAGCGCTTTGTTCTGACTCCCTCTATCACCACACTCACATGTGACGATATCTTCTCTTCAACCACCAGAAGCAGCATTGCCAATGCAGGGATACTTCCTTCCATGGCGTATCTGTAAGCAAGCTCCCCGACCACTCTGGTTTTCTCTGCCAGGAGCCTTACTGCATCGAGATCCTACACATAGAGAGAGGTGTCGAGCTTGGTTAAAAAGATGCATTTAATGATACAGAATAGCTATGAATGAACAATTCAGACAATGCTCAAGTGTAATAATTGAGGATACGAACCCTTTGTTTAAGAAAAGACAGAAGATC from Sorghum bicolor cultivar BTx623 chromosome 8, Sorghum_bicolor_NCBIv3, whole genome shotgun sequence encodes:
- the LOC8068114 gene encoding uncharacterized protein LOC8068114 isoform X2 — encoded protein: MGENSSEETSGAGTRGSMERVKHDNFCRAVAEDNTALLLSAVGNFRKEAMCRIRKGSDASRVLDKEMSTRLLHLACKHDAVECARLLLEGGSGIMAAPIDARDQLTRTPLHVAAETHSARCIQLLLSKNARTDLRVVDGRPLLPLEIALMSRRVQTNWSVENPIEDLLSFLKQRDLDAVRLLAEKTRVVGELAYRYAMEGSIPALAMLLLVVEEKISSHVSVVIEGVRTKRSIYNSIVDEALSMGDASARDGNERKKALLCEIQLLNQFGSASWRDHNDRRTLPPLLRAAKVGDMDVIKMLLMGNVDVNEADSEGNTALHWCLSGASCTKEPRIVWLLLKNGARVFQGNKLGLTPVHSAAAKGNYKALQSLLLHAQDCVDIPTKTKETPLFFAVKNGSVDCVKLLLRFGADTKARNLRKQRPIDVATSQDMRFILSSANVLPWNHSSPQKNRVMRKEIYKELLGDEFDDLDKDYCDESYTGLKTSVGQRDFRSSNRSAQGPKSKSQYVPKQAQGSKFVPRNNHWPKHDYTRKIFVGGLPPSVDSDYLIEFFNAEFGPVEEAVVIGIPIGNRVQSRGFGFVKFEREEDMISAKEAHHVYMLGKRVEVKDAVARAYLPLEDQRYTSLRECIKERPKVHRVLDGELTEEHNLQKRQPLPEKCLPSWFFIFRKWLPGFLEDETARLGGERYPLSSLKGDFRATCRMELDHTALGYPKLSDFMRSLPGICRMCVVPVGSGPATHMVLLPPLSRPKYVPLLEPCSFDRDELAESVSDHHSPRSPLNANIADDSPHNTDSQQGDDACSETNVQILQVDDACSETCVQSQHGHESSRSSAESQQDGSSSDNGSLLDDVPVSTTKLDLIESVTSVKPALIESVPRRNPDLTESVPPRKPDLVESVPARTNLMEYGFLPQKNESGPILKPNLLQFGPSRKLELIESKPSECFIDRPFERPAVTPSSCESDMRFSFFQSQWDKYLTPYPRSDCCIICRSCEAGMQLVPCLHKICVACMMRCNIRACMVCGTSVSGVKSSPAVDATYRYMGLTERALDQRCQLMVVCRGAEAIVRCSPCMHTIACRGCFLASVTLLKSCTTCGFMVEHFKIV
- the LOC8068114 gene encoding uncharacterized protein LOC8068114 isoform X1 — translated: MGENSSEETSGAGTRGSMERVKHDNFCRAVAEDNTALLLSAVGNFRKEAMCRIRKGSDASRVLDKEMSTRLLHLACKHDAVECARLLLEGGSGIMAAPIDARDQLTRTPLHVAAETHSARCIQLLLSKNARTDLRVVDGRPLLPLEIALMSRRVQTNWSVENPIEDLLSFLKQRDLDAVRLLAEKTRVVGELAYRYAMEGSIPALAMLLLVVEEKISSHVSVVIEGVRTKRSIYNSIVDEALSMGDASARDGNERKKALLCEIQLLNQFGSASWRDHNDRRTLPPLLRAAKVGDMDVIKMLLMGNVDVNEADSEGNTALHWCLSGASCTKEPRIVWLLLKNGARVFQGNKLGLTPVHSAAAKGNYKALQSLLLHAQDCVDIPTKTKETPLFFAVKNGSVDCVKLLLRFGADTKARNLRKQRPIDVATSQDMRFILSSANVLPSSGNHSSPQKNRVMRKEIYKELLGDEFDDLDKDYCDESYTGLKTSVGQRDFRSSNRSAQGPKSKSQYVPKQAQGSKFVPRNNHWPKHDYTRKIFVGGLPPSVDSDYLIEFFNAEFGPVEEAVVIGIPIGNRVQSRGFGFVKFEREEDMISAKEAHHVYMLGKRVEVKDAVARAYLPLEDQRYTSLRECIKERPKVHRVLDGELTEEHNLQKRQPLPEKCLPSWFFIFRKWLPGFLEDETARLGGERYPLSSLKGDFRATCRMELDHTALGYPKLSDFMRSLPGICRMCVVPVGSGPATHMVLLPPLSRPKYVPLLEPCSFDRDELAESVSDHHSPRSPLNANIADDSPHNTDSQQGDDACSETNVQILQVDDACSETCVQSQHGHESSRSSAESQQDGSSSDNGSLLDDVPVSTTKLDLIESVTSVKPALIESVPRRNPDLTESVPPRKPDLVESVPARTNLMEYGFLPQKNESGPILKPNLLQFGPSRKLELIESKPSECFIDRPFERPAVTPSSCESDMRFSFFQSQWDKYLTPYPRSDCCIICRSCEAGMQLVPCLHKICVACMMRCNIRACMVCGTSVSGVKSSPAVDATYRYMGLTERALDQRCQLMVVCRGAEAIVRCSPCMHTIACRGCFLASVTLLKSCTTCGFMVEHFKIV